One Amblyomma americanum isolate KBUSLIRL-KWMA chromosome 8, ASM5285725v1, whole genome shotgun sequence DNA window includes the following coding sequences:
- the LOC144102699 gene encoding uncharacterized protein LOC144102699 has protein sequence MERLLKKRRVLRSQTTKLTNETEERQASLTITEAVSFHARLIKLQQQLEHVNEEIEPLVPEEDAENEYQQVYDYQDRITASLAVLQLRVDSGSSTTQAEVNSAGSGTAIQTTTPAPITTTSVKTRVKLPKIELIKFTGRRSDWQAFWEVFEQVVDKNEDLTDTDRFHYLRASVTGDAAAALAGLPSTSRCYNDAIQLLRKRFGNEELLAQEHLKSLIDLKPVRSSDDVRGLRRLYDTLAAHIRGLEALGRKLDTFSSMLLPIAQRAIPQDILLDFNRRCVADPDRLASEQQGSVSDASSHTTDETGKGTVSSFSKLLSFLRVEVESRENLAALQGMDLCRQPKEGTKESHKQLRKTHDKHVRSAAMLHQSSSPLTCFFCDSNDHQTHNCDASKGLEEKKRLLQSSGRCFRCTRTGHRSRACRVNLQCNKCHKKHASTMCDPTYSSNRPPGANRTVTNAQISLEATTTGDSSALKRTVLLQTATALCSGETSNAQVRVLCDGGSQRSYITSDTSRKMGCTLLGHERLTVGVFGGHQEEREFRRVRVTLKTRRGCERELEVLETDVICDQPIPSPPGNVLQKLISLGYEAADFSTDSGAEKVELLIGSDHLWDFTTGRCVILGKRLRAVETSIGWTVQGPIESDIEQTNCLHTVTLRTSVIEKETTDILTKFWTLESIGVNESEDNEKPCEALEFFEDNIKRDGNRYEVALPWKSEISLEDNKKIALKRLSQLANRLRRAPDLLQEYDTTIRQYGVSDIAERVEDETIRNHCVYHMPHQAVIRDSRKLRVVFDASSRGKNSKSLNDNLETGPNLTADLVGLLLNFRKYRVALAADIQQAFLQIGIREQDRDAPRFFWFRETPQPGSPLPPFETWRMKRVPFGTTASPFLLSATLQHHLKSCEEGFPHTASQLQQGLYVDDLITGADDEEEAVKLYTEANAIFHAASMKLHKWSSNNERLRQLFGQDCNETKPLGFVSGVLKVLGLAWDPITDRLTFASCVTDDTGKPDTKRSMLQTTARIYDPLGWLSPFIVRAKILFQNLWRRNVEWDDPLPSDVAERCLTWHGELKHLSEVQVPRYYGADVNGQSTKTDLHIFADASPVAYGAVAYLTIASEDGLNSTVVMSKSRVAPLKELTLARLELMACLLAARLCSYILSTIELHPGRIQRVTGGYEWRHCPGKENPADLLTRGVSVSRLAASDVRWTGPQWLRKPDGEWPQGLVQNAFSDAELELKQPTKALPAMSSQVQSPSLMDIQRYSSFNRLIRVTAWALRFVSRMRRRNDEVGVLTAEELDQAEIFWIRNEQREGFHRELKSVHNQQAFPADSPLRNASLMVDDKGILRIDGRLQRSHLDYDAKHPVVIPKQSHLSKLLALYCHRKVLHGGVRCTLTQLRERYWVIGARQLVKRTLKECVTCQRFNAQPANQVTAPLPKDRITEAQPFQVTGVDFAGPLVVKGTSPTKCYIALFTCAVTRAIHLELVSDMSASSFLLAFRRFTARRGLPSTIYSDNALTFKKVNKDLGRLWDAMRSGQVQEYISADPDAPEDQTLLKMKGRDASGQVSG, from the exons GCTGTATCGTTCCACGCTCGACTCAttaagctgcagcaacagctagaGCACGTCAACGAAGAAATTGAGCCATTAGTACCGGAAGAAGATGCTGAAAACGAATATCAGCAAGTGTACGATTATCAAGACCGTATTACAGCGTCCCTTGCTGTACTGCAACTTCGAGTCGACAGTGGTTCGTCAACAACGCAGGCTGAAGTGAATTCGGCGGGCAGTGGCACTGCCATCCAAACGACCACGCCAGCCCCCATAACGACCACGTCGGTGAAGACGAGAGTAAAGCTGCCGAAAATTGAACTGATCAAATTCACCGGGCGGCGCTCTGACTGGCAAGCCTTTTGGGAAGTGTTTGAACAGGTAGTGGATAAAAACGAAGACTTGACTGACACAGACAGGTTTCACTACCTGCGAGCATCGGTGACAGGCGATGCGGCTGCTGCGCTGGCGGGCCTTCCATCGACGTCACGATGTTACAACGACGCTATCCAACTCTTGAGGAAGCGGtttggaaacgaagaacttcttgCGCAAGAACACCTGAAGAGTCTAATTGATTTGAAGCCGGTGCGTTCTTCAGATGATGTCCGTGGTCTTCGCCGTCTCTACGACACCTTGGCGGCGCACATCAGAGGACTGGAAGCGCTCGGACGGAAGTTGGACACCTTCAGTTCAATGCTACTTCCGATTGCACAACGAGCAATCCCACAGGACATTCTGCTAGACTTCAACCGAAGGTGCGTTGCCGACCCCGACCGTCTCGCCAGCGAGCAACAAGGCTCCGTCTCCGATGCCTCATCGCACACTACGGACGAGACTGGAAAAGGTACCGTCTCTTCATTTTCTAAGTTACTCTCCTTTTTGAGAGTAGAGGTCGAAAGCAGAGAGAACTTGGCTGCACTGCAAGGCATGGACCTCTGTCGACAACCTAAAGAAGGCACTAAAGAGAGTCACAAGCAGCTTCGTAAAACGCATGACAAGCATGTCCGATCCGCAGCGATGTTGCATCAGAGCTCGAGCCCGCTGACCTGCTTTTTCTGTGACTCTAACGATCACCAAACGCACAACTGCGACGCCTCAAAAGGTCTAGAGGAGAAGAAACGACTTTTGCAGTCGTCCGGCCGTTGCTTTAGGTGCACGAGAACTGGACATCGGTCACGAGCATGCCGCGTAAACCTGCAGTGCAACAAATGCCACAAGAAGCATGCCAGCACGATGTGCGACCCGACGTACTCAAGTAACAGGCCACCCGGAGCGAACCGAACAGTGACTAATGCACAGATAAGCCTCGAAGCTACGACCACGGGAGACAGCTCCGCTCTCAAAAGAACAGTTTTGTTACAGACCGCGACTGCGTTATGTAGTGGAGAAACTTCCAACGCGCAGGTGCGAGTCCTGTGCGACGGAGGAAGTCAGCGCTCCTACATCACCTCTGACACCTCACGGAAAATGGGATGCACGCTTCTCGGGCATGAAAGGCTGACTGTCGGTGTGTTCGGAGGCCACCAAGAGGAACGCGAGTTCCGAAGAGTCAGAGTTACGCTAAAGACGAGGCGCGGATGTGAGCGCGAGCTCGAAGTGCTGGAAACAGATGTAATTTGTGACCAGCCGATACCCTCGCCACCGGGAAATGTACTGCAAAAGTTGATATCCCTCGGGTACGAAGCAGCTGACTTCTCAACAGACAGCGGTGCAGAAAAGGTTGAGCTGCTCATCGGGTCTGATCATCTATGGGACTTCACGACGGGCAGATGTGTCATATTAGGAAAACGACTGAGGGCAGTAGAAACATCAATTGGGTGGACTGTTCAAGGGCCTATTGAGAGCGATATCGAGCAGACAAACTGCCTCCACACCGTGACACTGCGAACTTCAGTGATTGAAAAAGAAACAACTGATATTCTGACCAAATTTTGGACCTTAGAGTCAATTGGGGTGAATGAGAGCGAAGACAACGAAAAACCATGTGAGGCCTTGGAGTTTTTTGAGGACAACATCAAGCGAGACGGTAATCGTTATGAAGTTGCGTTGCCCTGGAAATCCGAGATTTCACTCGAGGACAACAAGAAAATTGCGCTGAAGCGACTCAGTCAGCTGGCCAACCGGCTCAGGAGGGCTCCTGACCTGCTCCAAGAGTATGACACGACCATTAGGCAGTATGGCGTCTCCGACATTGCAGAACGGGTAGAAGACGAGACCATCCGCAACCACTGCGTTTATCACATGCCTCATCAAGCGGTCATTCGCGATTCCCGAAAACTGAGGGTCGTATTTGATGCTTCCTCCCGCGGAAAGAATTCCAAGAGTCTCAATGATAACTTAGAGACTGGACCCAATCTAACTGCGGACCTCGTGGGGCTCCTTCTTAATTTCCGCAAGTACCGAGTTGCACTTGCCGCTGACATCCAACAGGCCTTTCTGCAAATTGGAATCCGAGAACAAGACAGAGACGCCCCTCGATTTTTTTGGTTCCGAGAGACCCCTCAGCCCGGTTCTCCGTTGCCTCCCTTTGAAACGTGGCGCATGAAGCGAGTTCCGTTTGGAACCACCGCGAGCCCATTCTTACTCTCCGCTACTCTTCAGCACCACCTGAAATCGTGCGAGGAAGGTTTTCCCCACACCGCGAGCCAGCTGCAGCAAGgcctttatgtagatgacctaatAACTGGTGCAGATGACGAAGAGGAGGCAGTGAAGCTATACACCGAGGCCAATGCAATCTTCCACGCCGCCTCGATGAAGCTGCACAAGTGGTCGTCGAACAACGAGAGGCTGCGCCAGCTATTTGGGCAAGACTGTAACGAAACCAAGCCTCTGGGATTTGTGTCCGGTGTACTCAAGGTATTAGGACTGGCATGGGACCCCATTACAGATCGCCTGACCTTTGCGTCTTGCGTCACAGACGACACTGGTAAACCAGACACCAAACGATCCATGCTACAAACTACGGCACGGATTTACGACCCGTTGGGATGGCTGTCACCGTTTATCGTGCGGGCCAAGATCTTGTTTCAGAATCTGTGGCGACGAAACGTGGAGTGGGATGATCCCCTACCAAGTGATGTAGCCGAAAGGTGCCTTACATGGCACGGTGAATTAAAACACCTCTCTGAAGTACAGGTGCCGCGGTACTATGGGGCGGACGTAAACGGGCAGTCAACAAAGACGGATCTACACATCTTTGCAGACGCCAGTCCCGTGGCTTATGGGGCGGTCGCATACCTTACCATCGCCTCGGAGGACGGCCTGAATTCAACGGTCGTGATGAGCAAATCGAGAGTGGCCCCCCTGAAAGAACTCACTCTAGCGAGGCTGGAACTCATGGCATGTTTGCTCGCTGCTCGACTATGCAGCTACATCCTAAGCACAATCGAACTGCACCCTGGTCGA ATTCAGCGCGTCACCGGCGGCTATGAATGGAGGCACTGCCCAGGAAAAGAGAATCCTGCGGACCTCCTGACGCGCGGCGTTTCCGTTTCTCGCCTTGCGGCCAGCGACGTGCGGTGGACAGGGCCCCAGTGGCTCCGCAAACCTGATGGCGAGTGGCCACAGGGACTAGTGCAGAACGCGTTCTCTGATGCGGAACTGGAGCTAAAACAGCCAACGAAGGCGCTGCCGGCCATGTCATCCCAAGTGCAATCCCCTTCATTAATGGACATTCAGCGCTACAGCTCCTTCAACAGACTGATCAGAGTCACAGCTTGGGCGCTTCGATTCGTCTCAAGGATGAGACGACGCAACGATGAAGTCGGAGTTCTTACCGCCGAAGAACTCGATcaggctgaaatattttggatcCGCAACGAGCAGAGGGAAGGCTTTCACAGAGAGCTAAAAAGCGTTCATAACCAGCAAGCTTTCCCCGCCGACTCTCCACTCAGAAATGCTTCTCTTATGGTGGACGACAAGGGAATCCTGAGAATTGATGGACGGCTACAACGTAGTCACCTGGACTATGACGCTAAGCATCCCGTCGTGATACCTAAGCAGAGCCACCTATCGAAGCTGCTTGCTCTTTACTGTCACCGCAAAGTGCTGCACGGAGGGGTACGTTGCACCTTAACGCAGCTCAGGGAAAGGTATTGGGTGATCGGAGCGAGGCAGCTGGTGAAGAGGACTCTAAAAGAATGTGTAACGTGCCAACGGTTCAACGCTCAACCAGCAAATCAAGTGACTGCTCCACTACCTAAAGACCGCATAACCGAGGCCCAACCCTTTCAGGTGACCGGTGTTGATTTTGCCGGGCCACTCGTTGTCAAGGGGACCTCTCCAACCAAGTGCTATATAGCGCTGTTTACCTGCGCAGTCACTCGAGCTATCCATCTGGAACTGGTCAGCGATATGTCAGCGAGCTCATTCCTTCTCGCATTTCGAAGATTCACCGCCAGACGAGGACTTCCGAGCACCATCTACAGTGATAACGCTCTCACATTCAAGAAAGTGAACAAGGATTTGGGACGTCTCTGGGATGCGATGCGAAGTGGACAGGTGCAAGAGTACATT AGCGCTGACCCAGACGCCCCAGAAGATCAGACACTACTAAAGATGAAGGGCCGGGACGCAAGCGGGCAAGTTAGCGGATAA